Part of the Zingiber officinale cultivar Zhangliang chromosome 8A, Zo_v1.1, whole genome shotgun sequence genome, CTAATATCTTTTACTCACCCCTATCTACATGGTGTCTGCTCACCTCCTGCCATTGCCTAAGGAGAGACTGCACTCCTGCTCCATCCTCACTCTTCCCTTCTTTCTCACTACTGCTCAAGTCTGTCCAATCTCCATTCATGATCCATTTTCTTGCTTTGACTCTCAGGACCACCTCTGCCTTCCTCACCCAAAGCAAATTAAGCAAGCTCCTTCATCTCTCTCTAGcaagctaagcttgaattgaAGCTAATTCACCCATACACACATGACTTCAAAACCCTAAAAATGTTGGTAGTCATGTGACTGCTGCTGCATGGTTCAGGGATCCTCAGCCCTTTTCAGGCCACCATAACACACTTGCTGCAAACACTCATTCATAAGGCTTGAGACAGTGCTAATCTCAAGGCTTGGTCACTCACCTTGATGCTTATGAAGCTAATCATCAGTCTCAAACCTTCAATGCACTGCATAGCTAGTTGAACTTGCTTTGCATCCTGAACTGTTCAGCCAAAGAAGGCTGCCAAAACTTTTGTGGTCCTATGTATTAAGGCATTGGTGTAGGTGGGTGCATGCCTTAAAGAGCTTCTGATATGTACAAACATGGTCCCCTAGCCTATGTGGTACCTTCTGAATTAGGGTTTCAAGTGTGTGCATTTGCATGTACATGTCTTTTCTCTTTTCCATACAACATATAGACAACCAAGTGTTTATATAAAGCCAATAAAGTTTAAAGTGGCACAATACCAAACACTATGTCTATGTGTGCAATAGTAATGAAGGACATGGCTCCAATTATTATGAATAATCTAAAGATTCATAGTCATGAATAACTTTAACCGTCTATTCTGCTTTTGTATTCTTGACCTATATATTAATATCTATTTAGATGAATTGTACGAGGAGCTAGTTATGTCGTTTAACAACGAAAGCCATGTGTTGATAGTACATGTGCAAAGTAGGGTGGGTTCACTAGATGCTTTGTGATTTATGTGCCGAGTTTGCTTCGATATTTTGAATCACAATGCACCTTAGTTCCTTTTGCTTCGTCGCAAAAAATCATTAGAAGCTTGGATCTAAAGTGCTTCTACAAGTGTATAAATTAGAGTTTTTGGATATAATTTTACTTTTGAGAAGTTTAGTTTGTAACCCTAATTTCTAGACGAATTTTAAGGGCCTCTGAAGATTTTCTACGAAGACTAGTCCTCTTTCAACGACGTGATGGCCATTAAAAATTAACGATTAAATTCTTGGCCAAATCATAGACCTTGAGAACGGCCCTCCCTTTTCTCTTCTAACATTTCTGATGCTTAATCATTATTGTTTAAGTTATTTACCATTAAAGTTTTTAACTACAGATGCTAATATTTATTATAGttctttatttatattttcatttgtaAGTAAAAACATCAAATAACCGCTACAAaagacacacacacacacacacacatactcatctagatctaaaaacttaattaaaaaactaaACAATTTGCAAATATTTAAGCCTATTCATGTGATCAAAACATATCGTGGCTCAAGAAATATCTCTAACTTGTTTAGTCCAAAATACCCTTCCAAACAAAGCCATAACTAGTCAATATAATTAATCATATGACAATGATGCAAAGAAGAGGGATCTATACTACTTGGCTGTCTCTTTGATGGGCATAAACTTCCACCACATGTTGGCAAATGGACTGCCTTTTCTCCCCCTTTCAGTGTTACTGCAGACCTAGCTAGCATCTGTTAAAGTCATGCCTTGTGGTTTAGTTTTCGACATTCGGAACTGCAATCGAAGAGCTCGGAGACTGTTGTAGTAGTTCTTGCTTTTGGAGATTTGCATTTGCAAGTAAGTCAGCCTCAGTATACTCTTCTTCACTTACTAAGTTTTGGAGCACATTTCCTTCTGAATTTCAATTAAAAGCACTGTTCTAGGGGCCGGAATTGAATGATCATGGgggatatgcatgctttcatatTTATGGATCTTGATGTTGAGCCAATTCATGTACATCGAGATTTCTTAATTACTCAGATTGTTTTTTATTTCCAGATCTGTGTTCAtgaaaaacttctttctctttctctttctttatCTTTGTTAATTTTCTATATTGTATCAATTAAAGGACGATCCAAagctttctctttcttttgtttttctttgttaATTTTCTATATTAATTGCATCAATTATAGGATGATCCAAAGCTCAAGAGAAAGAGctgtgatcatcaatgaaggcaAGGCTCAGCCGACTTTTTCGCGGGCAGGGTGGACGGCGATGCTCAAGAACCCGAGGATCGTGCGTGTCTCCCGATCATTTGGGGGCAAGGACCGGCACAGCAAGGTGAGGACTATCCGCGGGCTGAGGGACCGGCGCGTGCGGCTGTCGGTGCCGACAGCCATCCAGTTGTATGACCTCCAAGACAGGCTAGGGCTTAGCCAGCCGAGCAAAGTGGTGGACTGGCTCATCAACGCTGCTCAGCATGAGATCGACAAGCTGCCCCCACTTGAGATGCTGCAAGGAGAATATGACCACGGCCATGATCATCTCTTCCCACTGATGCCTCAAATAGCAAACCCTAACACCACTTCAGGTGCAAACTATCAGGACATTGATGATTCAAGGACCTGCAAAGGGAAGGAAGTGGAAGTGAGGGGAGGGAATTTGGGTGTAGCATGGGAGAACAATGAGTTGACAAACAATCCCTACTATCAGTTAGACCCTGCAAATGGAGGCTACATACCTATAACTATTCTTGCATCATACATGGCTGCTGCATCAAATGGTGTTCAGGAAGCAAAGCAGTATGGCCACTTATTGGGCACAACAACAGCATTATCATGCCAAGGCAATGCCTCTCCAAATGAGGCTTTCAGAACTCTTCATCATGATCAGTAATTTGTATTTGTAGCAGTCTTTGATTTTCATACATGATTTTGAAAGAGAtagggatatatatatatatataatgtgtttGGAGTGATGATCAGTATGATGACAAAGTTGATATTTAGTACTAATTAAAGGAATAAATGTGATCATATATATGTGTGTGCGCTTGTATAGTTTGAAGTTTATGCACAATGACTACTAGAATCAACAGATAATTCTCCTACTTTGCTTATGATAATACTCTTCATTCATTTATGTGAGTTAGATTAATTATTCAGCCCTTCATGAATTTAGTAGAAGAATAAATAGTTTTATGTTTCgttataaaataattataaaatattaattctcTTACTATGATTGTTCCTATATTTTTATAACAATAAATGTTCTTTATTCAATTTTGTATCTTAAAGATAATACATTTGATTGAGTTAACCAGTCCAATTAGACAGGTTAAGTGAATGAATTAGTAATTAAGTGAAAGGGATCCGATGAACTTATTAGATTAGTTGAATCAGGCAGTTAGATGAACTAATCAGACCAATTCATTCGAGTGAACTACATGGGGCAGGTAGGTTGATTGAGTCAAACGAGTAGGGTGCGACAAATTAGTTTCTTGAGTGACAAAGTAGTCATGTTAGAGAGGTTGGATTGGCCAAATGGGTAAAAACAGCCTTGTGTCAGCCAAGGGCTAGTTGGATGGGTCCATTAGTTTGTATAGGCAAAGTGAGCCGAGTGGAAATTAGACTAAATGGATGGTTCAAATTGGGTAAATTTGTTGATGCAATTGACCTCTGATCCAAGTTGATCAAACTCTAGTTGATTCAAGTTGAAGTTTAATATTTGATCCATATGTTTGTTGACGAAAGCAAAACGATAAGTAGAAGGAGAGTTTGTTAGAGAGGAAAATTATCGATGCAATCGATCTTGGTCTGGTTAACCAAAATTGATGTGGATGTTTAAGCGAAAAATCAAGTAGGTCAAATTTTAGTAGATACTtgacaagggaaaaaaaaaaaatctaattgggtaatggttgaccgaatacttgacattCGGAAGTCCAATAAGGAGTTGGCATGTGGAGAAATTCAAGTGCATCACGGTTGACCCGACACTTGGTGGTTGAAAGTCGAACAAGAAGTTAGCAAAggtgaagtccaagtaggtcatggaggaccggacaatTAGTATGggtgaagtccaagtgggtcaaggttgaccggacactcgaCAATGGTAGAAGTCCTGACAAGTCAAGAAGGACTAAATGTTAGGCATGAGaagagaagtccaaataggttaagGAGAACACTAGGCCCAACATTCGGTCCATCTTGACCTACCAGGATTTTTGTTGTTtaatattcggtcaaccttaattTGCTAGGGCTTCCTTTGCCCATGCTAAGCATCCGATCTTTCTTGACCTTTTTTGGAATTTCATACTCaccttgttggttggtcctaggaaaatcgtaccggttccactgtacaaaaattttgtacaagtgtcgaacctttcctaacaacctattgtgttctttagaaattaaattcagaatcgcaaacagaacttaacattattgattccaaatttaacttatctgtttttagtggtttagatttggatcgcaaacgatatttaacattatagatccaaatccacctaggttacaaatttaattaaatatttatttcagaaatcggctcccaagtcaaacatggtgagacacttgaccttcttgggtatgggaacattcaccactgcctcgacaaagcctcttaacgaaattcaatatttaatttccttatataaccttaggtttaaccaaaaagaacaatcgaatcacaagatcgacaaataaaataaaagaaacacaacttcgaattacaaatccgaaaatctagaatctctagcctcttgtgtttggaattcatacaaagaaaactactatgacgcggaaaacaattactagttatacctttttttgtaagcaataacctcttgatcttctatcgtattcctcttcttatctcggacgttgtgtgggcaacgatttaccaagatgagaatccacctagtctccttcttccttcttccatgtttcggccaaggacctttctccaagagatagcaagtctcagccaccaaccaaactccaagggaaacaaggaaacaaaatcctcatttctcttcttcttctccaagctagatccagccaccaaaacaagctcctagagattgatgaggttcggccacaaaggaggaagaaaaggaggagaagatgctagggccgaccaccaccaaggaggaaaagagagagaggaaaaatagaagagagttgtcccacatgaaggcacccctaccctctcttttataatccttggtcatgacaaataaggaaatttaattataattaaaatttcctttattttccttgccattggttaataaggaaaatttaataaaaattccttttaaccccttCTATGGCCGTCCCCTAttcatgctccaaataaggcaagttttaaacacaaaattaaaacttccttatttgtttctggaaattttaaaataaaaatttctctaataattttcccttcatggttggttataaaaggaaacttttataaattaaaatctctctattaaaacatgtggatgatttacaaaaaaaaagttttctctaaaattaaaatctcctttcaatctacaaataaggaaagatatcaaatcttttcttaatcttttgtagaaactataaaaggaaaattttaattttaaaactctcttttaaaatcatgaggatggttttataaaaggaaagttttatcaaaaattaaaatcttccttttaactataaataaggaaagatatcaaacatttcatttaatcttttgtagaatgctataaaaggaaagatttaaacattaaactctcttttaaaaccatggttccatataagaaagatttaaaaaataaaatccttttattttatacgtgaccggccacaccaagcttgggctccaagctagggccgaccaccaaaactTAGCTCatccttttgtcttggccgacccaagcttgagctccaagcttgcttggccggccaccttaggatgggtataaaggtgggtataatactttataaacaagaggctacgatagggaccgcgaggaggaattggttttggtctcccgatgaaattaaggttcccgtgttcgccccgaacacccaacttaattccatcaataataattcttaccactaaagaattattattgaactaccgcaccaatcctaaattacattttggattccttcttattatgagtgtgttaatctccctgtgtttaagatgtcggatgtcaactaattaattgagttactgacaactcattttaattaatatcttagtccaagagtagtaccactcaaccttattgtcatgtcggactaagtccacctgcaaggtttaacatgacaatccttatgagctcctcttggggacattatcaacctagatttctaggacacagtttccttctataatcaacaacacacactataagtagtatcatttctcaacttatcgggcctattgatttatcgagctaaatctcaccctttgataagtcaaagaaataaatactaaatatagtacttgttattatattaggattaagagcacacacttctataataactaaggtattgttcttttattaaatcagtataaaaagaacttaccttaaatggtcctcttcaatatactcagagtgtactagtgtaattttatagttaagataaactaataccaaattacactacgactattccaatggtttgctcctatccattttagtcgtgagctactgtttataatttataaagaaccgataacattatcttctgtgtatgacaccacacactatgttatctacaatataaattaattgaacaactacacttagcatataaatgtagacattttttaccaatgtgattctttatttcaaaataaatatttacaaaaactaggtttttagtatacattccaacaatcctAACATTCGGTCTTCcatgacctattaggacttttcATACTTGCCTAACATTCAGTCCTTCTCGACCTATTAGGGCTTTCGTCCATATTTGAAGTGTCTGATTATTCATGCTTCGCTTGGTCTTCATCCATCtcacaccaagtgtctgatcaaccttgaccaatttAGGCTTTGCTTCTTATGCCAAGTGTTTGATCCTCCATAACCTATTTAGACTTTCCTCTTACCAACTCCTTGTTGATTGGAAGTCTAATAGGAAGTTGGCAAgtgggaagtccaaataggtcattAGTGACAAGACACTTGGCGGTCAGGAAGTTTAACATGGAGTTGGTATGAGAcagaaagtctaagtgagtcataGTTAACTGGATACttagtgattggaagtctaaacAGGTCAAGAAAGATCGGATGTTTGGCATGGATGAAGTCCTAGTAAatcaagagtgaccagatgcaTTAAGTCTCGATAtgtcaagggtgactagatgtTGAGCAAAGGAAACCTTGGTACGTTGAGGTTAACTGGATACCAAACAAGATAAAAATTTAGCTTTGGTAAGGATAAATAGGCGTATTAGTCGATTGATAGGGTGTATCAATTGACTGATGGATGCAAAACCTCAAAAATAGGGTtgttacagtactgctacaatatTACTACAATGTTGTTACAATAACTATGAACATTTTTTTTACTATAGTAACAGTAACTAATGTGTTTTATCAGTTGACTAATAGATACTGTAGCAATGTACAAAAACTTCAAAACTTGACTCATTGTGACCAGTCTACTAATAGAGTGCATTAGTAAACTAATGTCATTATTTGAGCAAATAGAGTTCAAAACTCGACTATGAGATTCAACTGTTCATGATAAGTTGATTGTAGACTTTAGCAGTAGACTGATGATTGTCAAATAGGTCAGGAAAGAGTCATTCTGTAGGTTTAAATGATTGGATTCGACATGACAGTGTTGGTACAATCAACTTTCAGGGTTTCgatcgatgtttgataatatacctATATCTGGTTAAATTTGATCAAGGATTGATTCAAACATTGTAAGATTGTTAGCatgttagagggggggggggtgaatcacgtggttttaaaaatctatctttttttgtttttaaacgTGAGTATGCAGTGGAATAAAATAAAGGAGAAACCGAAAAACACAAGTCAATGAGGAGTTATTTGGTTTCAAgctttcggcgactcctactcctagACTTGCAATCGTCCCTCAGACTGTAtcgatgagcaatccactaaaaacctcttccagaACCACTAGAAGAGGGAATACAATATAAGTATGGAAAATAGGAAAGTGTAATAGCTTACACTTTCCTTTTTGCAAGTATGAAAAAGTACAAGAATATTAAATTATTACCAACACTTTAACGATGTAGAATCTGAACAGGCTCGTGTGTCGGAGTCAGTTTGTCGGCAGCGATTAGATGTTATCAGAGCAGTAGTGCACCAATATAGTGAAGTCGAAGCAGCAAAAGACTCGATGAAGCTCATAATTGAATAGATACTTGAAGGTTGCTCGAATAGGACTTATATAGGTTGTTGAGGGCCCCTCAAACTTCGTCCAATGCGGCTCCAGCAACAAATCTGATCGCCTTATCTTCGAAAATGATAACTTCCACAACCTGGGATTTTATCCTCTGGAGGCCGCCTTCAAAGCTCTTTGAGGCACCTACGAAGCACTatgaggcacctccagcactcTCCAGGGCACCTCCCCATAGAAAAACTTTATCCACAAATTTTATTTGTGAGAGGGCACCTTCGTGcccctccgaggtgcctccaagaccCTTCAAGGCACCTCatacattgttcatccgaggcttaacttaGTTTTTTCTCCTGCAAAAACGTGTTAGGctaatagaaaaatatttaacctataaaacaaagttaacacaatttatataagtattattaattagatcctatcttccTAAGACTAAGGTCTAGTCACGGTCTCAATCTAGGTTAcaaaaatggacctaaactagacccGCATCTAAAGTACCTAATTGAGACTCATCCTTACTGAAATACTCTCCTTCAGTGACATATCTTACTTACCATGTAGAATCGCTTGACTCTGCTTTGGTTCACCAGGTCTTCTCATTAGTTATTAGGTTCGCAGACCCGATTAGCTTTGTCCAGCTATCAAGTCCCGCAGACCCAATGATAAGCGagtctgtcacatccgctaatcaaattgtacaaatgtattttcactgaaccccttaatttcacaataatgtcgtagtaacgagcccaggatcgatctgtcgaggaacaaacggtaggatgtaatcttaggatcgtattttattatcatttttggggtttttaatatgaaaatgggggtttaaacttgaatttaaatctaacaaaagaaaagcacagaaaataataaattaatctaatgcataaatgaaaccctaactatgtgccaataatcaaatcacaacacattgtcaccctacgtgtgattaaaccatcaacacacacttaaactaaatatgaaataatgagATACAATTGAATTCTAACCTAAAgcagaatttaaaccctaatttaaaacttaacaactaactaagcatcaaacaagaattaaaataaatgta contains:
- the LOC122011409 gene encoding transcription factor TCP13-like isoform X2 encodes the protein MLKNPRIVRVSRSFGGKDRHSKVRTIRGLRDRRVRLSVPTAIQLYDLQDRLGLSQPSKVVDWLINAAQHEIDKLPPLEMLQGEYDHGHDHLFPLMPQIANPNTTSGANYQDIDDSRTCKGKEVEVRGGNLGVAWENNELTNNPYYQLDPANGGYIPITILASYMAAASNGVQEAKQYGHLLGTTTALSCQGNASPNEAFRTLHHDQ
- the LOC122011409 gene encoding transcription factor TCP13-like isoform X1 gives rise to the protein MIQSSRERAVIINEGKAQPTFSRAGWTAMLKNPRIVRVSRSFGGKDRHSKVRTIRGLRDRRVRLSVPTAIQLYDLQDRLGLSQPSKVVDWLINAAQHEIDKLPPLEMLQGEYDHGHDHLFPLMPQIANPNTTSGANYQDIDDSRTCKGKEVEVRGGNLGVAWENNELTNNPYYQLDPANGGYIPITILASYMAAASNGVQEAKQYGHLLGTTTALSCQGNASPNEAFRTLHHDQ